One genomic segment of Natrialbaceae archaeon AArc-T1-2 includes these proteins:
- a CDS encoding glucose-6-phosphate isomerase, whose protein sequence is MDVDIGNALASVASPGVSRESLERLDEDVARAHERIETGRKNDEHGYAALNLPERTDPDEIRAAVEPVTDAEAIVTVGIGGSALGAATITDALAGDAETVFLDNVDPAWVTARLESLPLEETAINVVSRSGTTAETLANFLVVRDAFESAGVDWTERTIVTTGESGPLRKLAASHDLPALKVPDGVPGRFSALSAVGMVAAAVCGTDLEALLEGARAEAETLSGSLFSCPAYAYGATAYALDQRGASVNAMMPYAESLETFAEWFAQLWAESLGKDELGQTPVRALGVTDQHSQLQLYRAGPRDKLVTFVTPRERPDRTIPETKIDDLAYLGGSGLDELLEAEFEATEASLAVAGRPNVRIELEAVDAYELGGLLYGMEAACVLAGELSGVNAFDQPAVEWAKKATRGLLGGGDFEEAAAVDAKETLRVER, encoded by the coding sequence ATGGACGTCGACATCGGCAACGCGCTCGCGTCGGTCGCCTCGCCGGGCGTCTCGAGGGAATCCCTCGAGCGCCTGGACGAAGACGTCGCGCGCGCTCACGAACGCATCGAGACCGGCCGAAAAAACGACGAGCACGGCTACGCCGCGTTGAACCTCCCCGAACGAACCGATCCCGACGAGATCCGGGCGGCGGTCGAACCGGTCACAGACGCCGAGGCGATCGTGACCGTCGGCATCGGCGGCAGCGCGCTGGGAGCTGCGACGATCACCGACGCCCTGGCGGGTGATGCCGAGACCGTCTTTCTCGATAACGTCGATCCCGCCTGGGTGACAGCCCGCCTCGAGTCGCTGCCACTCGAGGAGACGGCGATCAACGTCGTCTCGCGCTCGGGCACGACCGCCGAGACGCTCGCGAACTTCCTCGTCGTTCGCGACGCCTTCGAATCAGCGGGTGTCGACTGGACCGAGCGAACGATCGTCACAACCGGCGAGTCCGGTCCCCTGCGAAAGCTCGCCGCCAGTCACGACCTGCCCGCGCTGAAGGTCCCAGATGGCGTTCCCGGCCGGTTCTCCGCGCTATCTGCCGTCGGGATGGTCGCCGCGGCCGTCTGCGGGACCGACCTCGAGGCGCTGCTCGAGGGCGCACGGGCGGAGGCGGAGACGCTTTCGGGCTCGCTGTTTTCGTGTCCGGCCTACGCCTACGGCGCGACGGCGTACGCGCTCGATCAGCGTGGGGCGTCGGTGAACGCGATGATGCCGTACGCAGAGAGCCTCGAGACGTTCGCCGAGTGGTTCGCCCAGCTGTGGGCCGAGAGCCTGGGGAAAGACGAACTCGGCCAGACGCCGGTTCGAGCGCTCGGTGTGACCGACCAGCACTCCCAGCTCCAGCTCTATCGGGCCGGTCCGCGGGACAAACTCGTCACGTTCGTCACGCCACGGGAACGTCCGGATCGGACGATTCCCGAGACCAAGATCGACGACCTCGCGTACCTCGGCGGCTCGGGACTCGACGAGTTGCTCGAGGCAGAGTTCGAGGCGACCGAGGCGAGTCTCGCCGTCGCCGGCCGGCCGAACGTCCGGATCGAACTCGAGGCCGTCGACGCCTACGAACTCGGCGGGCTGTTGTACGGCATGGAGGCGGCCTGCGTGCTCGCGGGTGAACTCTCCGGCGTGAACGCGTTCGACCAGCCCGCCGTCGAGTGGGCGAAGAAGGCGACGCGGGGATTACTCGGCGGCGGTGACTTCGAGGAGGCAGCGGCCGTCGACGCGAAGGAGACGCTTCGGGTCGAGCGCTAA
- a CDS encoding DUF7544 domain-containing protein: MHAVDDLGDAIDLTREFLTPVRLGLWLRLMIVVFFVGGLGFGGPGVPTGDVGMVVDDPAVEPEPIEEEVPVDDLLMIGAVVAVAGVSLWLLFALLRAIMDFVFIESLRTTEVRVRRYARENLGSGLRLFLFRALVGLVSFGIVAVPAAAAILTADGITDAAGLLALLAVLAVPLSIAYVIVMRFTTVFVAPVMLLEDRGVLSAWGRFWPTLRSSLGEYAVYLLLVWILQIVISIAVGILAIFGLLVIGIPVGLVAFVLLAFGTAGIVLAVIVALVGFVSFLLFVALIEVPVYSYLRYYALLVLGDTNRELDLIPDQRETVRDEKRADRRTDRRRDRHDETVTDRDDDEDGWESSDWDETSDWDSSEWDDSNRESSDWDDDRDDDRNGGWR, encoded by the coding sequence ATGCACGCTGTCGACGACCTGGGTGATGCGATCGACCTGACACGGGAGTTCCTGACGCCGGTCCGGCTCGGGCTCTGGCTCAGGCTGATGATCGTCGTCTTTTTCGTCGGCGGACTCGGCTTCGGCGGACCCGGCGTTCCGACCGGCGACGTCGGCATGGTCGTCGACGATCCGGCGGTGGAGCCGGAGCCGATCGAAGAGGAGGTGCCAGTAGACGACCTCCTGATGATCGGTGCCGTCGTAGCGGTCGCTGGCGTCTCGTTGTGGCTGCTGTTTGCGTTGCTCCGTGCGATCATGGACTTCGTCTTCATCGAATCGCTCCGTACGACGGAGGTCCGTGTGAGACGATACGCGCGCGAGAACCTCGGCAGCGGGCTCCGGCTGTTTCTCTTCCGGGCGCTCGTCGGACTCGTCTCGTTCGGAATCGTCGCGGTTCCGGCGGCTGCCGCCATCCTGACGGCCGACGGGATAACGGACGCGGCGGGGCTGCTCGCGTTGCTCGCAGTGCTCGCCGTCCCCCTGTCGATCGCGTACGTGATCGTCATGCGGTTTACCACCGTCTTCGTCGCGCCCGTCATGCTACTCGAGGACCGGGGCGTGCTCTCGGCGTGGGGTCGCTTCTGGCCGACGCTTCGGTCGAGCCTGGGGGAGTACGCCGTCTACCTGCTGCTCGTGTGGATCCTTCAGATCGTGATCAGCATCGCCGTCGGGATCCTCGCAATCTTCGGGTTGCTCGTGATCGGGATCCCGGTCGGACTCGTCGCGTTCGTCCTGCTCGCGTTCGGAACGGCAGGGATCGTCCTCGCGGTGATCGTCGCTCTCGTCGGGTTCGTGTCGTTCCTGCTGTTCGTCGCTCTCATCGAGGTACCCGTCTACTCGTACCTGCGATACTACGCGTTGCTCGTACTCGGAGACACGAACCGCGAACTCGACCTGATCCCCGACCAACGGGAGACGGTCCGGGACGAGAAACGGGCTGATCGACGAACCGACCGACGCCGCGACCGGCATGACGAGACGGTCACCGACCGAGACGACGACGAAGACGGCTGGGAATCGAGCGACTGGGACGAGACGAGTGACTGGGACTCGAGTGAGTGGGACGACAGTAATCGGGAATCGAGCGACTGGGACGACGACCGAGACGACGACCGAAACGGCGGCTGGCGGTGA
- the truA gene encoding tRNA pseudouridine(38-40) synthase TruA has protein sequence MRAYRIAYDGTPFYGFQRQPDVPTVEDAILNALEDLDVIAPDEDIPDGYAAAGRTDAGVSASRQTIAFDAPDWLTPRAFNGSLPPTVRAWASVDVSETFHATHHASRREYTYHLYAPVDATVEADTTTVDDDRFHAALEALSGTHDVYNLTSDDRNTERSLSLSATREDEYLVVTVRAGGFCRELVRRLVSLAHAVGTGDATLEKVDRTLAPEPLPGHEGIPSAPPEPLVLTDVAYPDLSFEADPEAAASACEVFGRHRIERETAARVSRTIHEVVDKTF, from the coding sequence ATGCGGGCCTATCGGATCGCCTACGACGGTACGCCCTTTTATGGCTTCCAGCGCCAACCCGACGTCCCGACGGTCGAGGACGCGATCCTGAACGCACTCGAGGACCTCGACGTGATTGCGCCAGACGAGGACATCCCAGACGGCTACGCCGCCGCGGGCCGAACCGATGCGGGCGTCTCCGCGAGCCGTCAGACGATCGCCTTCGACGCTCCCGACTGGCTCACCCCGCGAGCGTTCAACGGTTCGCTCCCGCCGACCGTCCGCGCCTGGGCGAGCGTCGACGTCTCCGAGACGTTCCACGCGACCCATCATGCGAGCCGACGCGAGTACACGTATCATCTTTATGCGCCCGTCGACGCCACGGTCGAGGCCGACACGACGACCGTCGACGACGACCGGTTCCACGCCGCACTCGAGGCGCTGTCGGGAACCCACGACGTCTACAACCTCACGTCCGACGATCGAAACACCGAGCGGAGCCTCTCGCTGTCGGCGACTCGCGAGGACGAGTACCTCGTCGTGACCGTCCGTGCCGGCGGCTTCTGTCGCGAACTCGTTCGACGGCTCGTCTCGCTCGCCCACGCCGTCGGGACCGGCGATGCCACGCTCGAGAAGGTCGATCGCACGCTCGCGCCCGAGCCGCTGCCGGGCCACGAAGGCATCCCGTCGGCACCGCCCGAACCGCTCGTGTTGACCGACGTGGCGTACCCCGACCTCTCGTTCGAGGCCGATCCGGAGGCGGCTGCGAGCGCCTGCGAGGTGTTCGGGCGGCACCGAATCGAACGCGAGACGGCCGCCCGAGTGTCGCGGACGATCCACGAGGTCGTCGATAAAACGTTTTGA
- a CDS encoding sulfatase: protein MGESNGCVMESHETVRNVVLVVLDTARARDVDERTTPTLSTLASTGTTFERAFATAPWTVPSHAALFTGTYTSEHGAHGGHPYLEASLRTLPEAFSAAGYETVGVSNNTWITDEFGFERGFETLRRGWQYLQSEADMGAVSRAEHLGWKLEAARERLFEGNPLVNAANLLYSEVVQPQGDDGADRTTAWVRNWLTEREADRPFFLFCNYIEPHIDYDPPRRHAERFLPDGTYEEATELRQDPRAYDVGDYDLDERDFRLLRGLYRGELAYVDEQLERLKAALSDAGCWEDTLFVVCGDHGENVGEHGFFGHQYNLYDTLLHVPLVCHGGPFTGGTERTELVQLLDLPETLLETAGVDDPRLRKQSRGRSLHPVAAGEPRDAVVAEYVAPQPAIERLEDRFGTLPERVYEFDRRLRAIRTDEYKYVTGDDGFERLHHVATDPLEAVDRSDDDPETAATLRRRLEKRFDGLESETATGDVSMRESTKDRLADLGYL, encoded by the coding sequence ATGGGCGAGTCCAACGGTTGTGTGATGGAGTCACATGAAACTGTGCGGAACGTGGTGTTGGTCGTTCTCGATACGGCACGCGCGAGAGACGTCGACGAGCGGACGACCCCGACCCTGTCTACGCTCGCGTCGACCGGAACCACGTTCGAACGAGCGTTCGCGACCGCACCGTGGACGGTTCCCTCCCACGCCGCACTATTTACCGGTACGTACACGTCGGAACACGGTGCACACGGTGGTCACCCCTACCTCGAAGCGTCGCTTCGGACGCTACCCGAGGCGTTCTCCGCGGCCGGCTACGAGACCGTCGGTGTCTCGAACAACACCTGGATCACCGACGAATTCGGCTTCGAGCGGGGATTCGAGACGCTGCGACGCGGCTGGCAGTACCTCCAGTCCGAGGCCGACATGGGCGCCGTGTCCCGGGCCGAACACCTCGGGTGGAAACTCGAGGCGGCCCGCGAACGGCTCTTCGAGGGGAACCCGCTGGTCAACGCGGCCAACCTGCTCTACAGCGAGGTGGTACAGCCACAGGGCGACGACGGCGCCGACCGGACGACGGCCTGGGTCCGGAACTGGCTCACAGAACGCGAGGCCGACCGTCCGTTCTTCCTGTTCTGTAACTACATCGAACCCCACATCGACTACGATCCACCCCGGAGACACGCCGAGCGGTTTCTCCCCGACGGAACGTACGAGGAGGCGACCGAGCTCCGACAGGACCCCCGTGCGTACGACGTCGGTGACTACGATCTCGACGAGCGCGACTTCCGCCTGCTACGGGGGCTCTACCGCGGTGAACTCGCCTACGTCGACGAACAACTCGAGCGACTCAAAGCGGCGCTTTCCGACGCCGGCTGCTGGGAGGACACCCTGTTTGTCGTCTGTGGCGACCACGGCGAGAACGTCGGCGAACACGGCTTTTTCGGACACCAGTACAACCTCTACGACACGCTGTTGCACGTTCCGCTGGTCTGTCACGGCGGCCCGTTCACCGGCGGCACCGAGCGAACAGAACTCGTACAGCTGCTCGACCTTCCCGAGACGCTGCTCGAGACGGCCGGCGTCGACGATCCGCGACTGCGCAAACAGAGCCGCGGTCGATCGCTCCATCCCGTCGCCGCAGGCGAGCCCCGCGACGCCGTCGTCGCCGAGTACGTCGCTCCCCAGCCCGCAATCGAGCGGCTCGAGGATCGGTTCGGGACGCTCCCGGAGCGAGTCTACGAGTTCGACCGCCGCCTCCGGGCGATCCGAACTGACGAGTACAAGTACGTCACCGGCGACGACGGCTTCGAACGGCTCCATCACGTCGCGACCGACCCGCTCGAGGCGGTCGACCGAAGCGACGACGACCCCGAGACGGCGGCGACGCTGCGACGACGGCTCGAAAAGCGCTTCGACGGGCTCGAGAGCGAGACGGCGACCGGAGACGTCTCGATGCGGGAGTCGACGAAGGATCGACTCGCCGACCTCGGGTATCTCTAG